A window of Metabacillus sp. B2-18 contains these coding sequences:
- a CDS encoding DUF86 domain-containing protein yields the protein MYFVDREQIEAKLKFLEGQIKLFNNQTSWNQEIEKAGLERICHMFIETVIDVGNSMIDGFIMRDPGSYEDIIDILLDEKVVTQEQANDLKQVILLRKQLVQDYLEINHEELQQVVTSHKAGITSFPAQVRSYIENELGPVSAFKPLG from the coding sequence TTGTATTTTGTAGATCGAGAACAAATAGAAGCTAAACTGAAATTTCTAGAAGGACAGATAAAACTCTTTAATAACCAAACATCTTGGAATCAAGAAATAGAGAAGGCAGGACTAGAAAGAATTTGTCATATGTTCATTGAAACGGTCATAGATGTGGGAAATTCGATGATTGATGGATTCATTATGAGAGATCCTGGTAGTTACGAAGACATTATCGACATACTTTTAGATGAAAAAGTAGTTACTCAAGAACAGGCAAATGACTTAAAACAAGTCATCCTTCTTAGAAAACAACTTGTTCAGGATTATTTAGAAATTAACCATGAGGAGCTACAGCAGGTTGTTACTTCCCATAAAGCAGGAATTACTTCATTCCCAGCTCAAGTTCGAAGCTACATAGAAAATGAATTGGGCCCGGTCTCTGCATTTAAACCATTAGGATGA
- a CDS encoding phosphatidylglycerophosphatase A family protein: MKSEEKMDIVEKTARDWLVKRGVKLEDIADLVYFLQEKYHPDLKMDDCLDNVDRVLTKREVQNAILTGIQFDILAEKGQLEEPLQSIIGTDESLYGVDEILAFSIVNIYGSIGFTNYGYIDKMKPGILQYLNDKSGGKCHTFLDDIVGAIAAAASSRLAHRARDVE; this comes from the coding sequence ATGAAAAGTGAAGAGAAAATGGACATTGTTGAAAAAACAGCAAGAGATTGGCTAGTGAAACGAGGCGTAAAGCTGGAGGATATCGCAGACCTTGTATACTTCCTACAAGAAAAATATCATCCTGATCTCAAAATGGACGATTGCTTGGATAATGTAGATCGTGTCCTTACAAAAAGAGAAGTACAAAACGCTATTCTTACAGGAATTCAGTTTGATATTCTCGCTGAAAAAGGACAACTAGAGGAGCCTCTTCAATCTATTATCGGCACTGATGAAAGTCTTTATGGAGTAGATGAGATTTTAGCATTTTCGATTGTTAACATATATGGCTCCATCGGCTTTACTAACTATGGATATATTGACAAAATGAAGCCAGGTATCCTTCAATATCTTAATGATAAATCGGGTGGAAAATGTCATACATTCTTAGATGACATTGTTGGCGCAATTGCAGCAGCAGCTTCAAGCAGACTTGCTCATCGTGCCAGAGATGTAGAATAA
- the thrC gene encoding threonine synthase, whose amino-acid sequence MWKGLIQEFAEFLPVTENTPKLTLQEGNTPLIHLPKLSEKLGVELYVKTEGTNPTGSFKDRGMVMAVAKAKEEGSDTVICASTGNTSAAAAAYAARANMKCIVLIPDGKIAFGKLAQAVMYGADIYAIQGNFDHALTMVRNISEKLPITLVNSVNPYRIEGQKTAAFEVCEQLGSAPDYLAIPVGNAGNITAYWKGFKEYNEKKQTGLPKIHGFQAEGAAAIVRGEPIANPETVATAIRIGNPASWETAVKAKEESEGRIDSVTDEEILEAYQLIAREEGVFAEPGSCASIAGLIKHRKLGLIAEGSKVVAVLTGNGLKDPNTAIDVSEIKPIVLPNDEETFLQQLSGVTVQ is encoded by the coding sequence ATGTGGAAAGGCCTTATCCAAGAATTTGCAGAATTTTTACCTGTAACTGAAAATACACCAAAACTTACTTTACAGGAGGGGAATACTCCTCTTATTCATCTACCTAAGCTATCTGAAAAGCTAGGTGTTGAGCTTTACGTAAAAACAGAGGGAACAAATCCAACTGGTTCTTTTAAAGATCGTGGTATGGTTATGGCTGTTGCTAAGGCTAAGGAAGAAGGCAGTGACACTGTTATCTGTGCTTCTACCGGTAATACATCTGCTGCTGCAGCTGCGTACGCAGCAAGAGCAAATATGAAGTGTATTGTTCTTATTCCTGATGGGAAAATTGCTTTTGGTAAATTAGCACAAGCAGTTATGTATGGAGCGGATATTTATGCTATTCAAGGAAATTTTGACCATGCATTAACAATGGTTCGAAACATTAGTGAAAAATTACCGATAACATTAGTTAACTCTGTTAATCCATATCGTATCGAAGGACAAAAAACAGCTGCATTCGAAGTGTGTGAGCAGCTAGGCAGTGCGCCGGACTATTTAGCAATCCCTGTCGGAAACGCTGGAAACATTACTGCATATTGGAAAGGCTTCAAAGAGTATAACGAAAAGAAACAAACAGGCCTTCCAAAAATTCACGGATTCCAGGCAGAAGGAGCAGCCGCAATTGTTCGTGGTGAGCCAATTGCAAATCCGGAAACTGTTGCTACGGCTATTCGTATCGGTAACCCGGCAAGCTGGGAAACGGCGGTTAAAGCGAAAGAAGAGTCAGAAGGACGTATTGATTCTGTGACAGATGAAGAGATTTTAGAAGCCTATCAACTAATTGCACGTGAAGAAGGTGTTTTTGCGGAACCTGGTTCTTGTGCATCTATCGCAGGTTTAATTAAACATCGTAAATTAGGCTTAATTGCAGAAGGCAGTAAAGTTGTTGCTGTACTAACTGGAAACGGATTAAAAGATCCAAACACAGCTATTGATGTTTCTGAAATTAAACCGATTGTTCTTCCAAATGACGAAGAGACATTCCTACAGCAATTAAGTGGAGTTACAGTACAATGA
- the yutH gene encoding spore coat putative kinase YutH translates to MKQTIYEEYGIKVREISKLGNYDSFSLHNNQFIIVPVSHIEEEELYELYQLSQYMLEKGEPHLATMVLTKQNHLFFEQDSVRYAVLKCSSYTQSRFNLLGRDLARFHSKARAYPYQVSKTQRIGQWKILWEKRLDQLEMFWRGKVQSQPLSAFEKLFVESFPYYVGLSENAIQYIVDTELDEEPQPIDSGTICHQRFHEYTWNPSMCIKSPTDWVFDHSSRDLAEYMRQYFLEKPEELRSEGFKFLEEYDRTTPLSPFSWRLIYSRLLFPIHYFECVEEYYLSPEDQQPRFEDRMKVILKRSGQYEEFLKAYSSMLTIRTRRISVPAIDWLAIR, encoded by the coding sequence ATGAAACAAACAATTTATGAAGAGTATGGGATAAAGGTAAGAGAAATAAGTAAATTAGGGAATTATGACTCGTTTAGCCTGCATAATAATCAATTTATTATTGTTCCTGTATCGCATATTGAAGAGGAAGAGCTATATGAATTGTATCAATTAAGTCAATATATGCTTGAAAAAGGGGAACCTCATTTAGCCACTATGGTCTTAACGAAACAAAATCACTTGTTTTTTGAGCAAGATTCAGTTAGATATGCTGTACTAAAATGTTCATCCTATACACAAAGCAGGTTTAACCTATTAGGAAGGGATTTAGCTCGTTTTCATTCAAAGGCAAGGGCTTATCCATATCAAGTATCGAAAACGCAGCGGATCGGTCAGTGGAAAATTCTTTGGGAAAAAAGACTGGATCAATTGGAGATGTTCTGGAGGGGGAAAGTTCAAAGTCAACCACTTTCTGCATTTGAAAAGTTGTTTGTTGAATCTTTTCCATATTATGTAGGATTATCAGAAAATGCTATTCAATATATAGTTGACACAGAATTGGATGAAGAACCACAGCCGATTGATTCAGGGACAATTTGTCACCAGCGGTTTCATGAATACACATGGAATCCTAGCATGTGTATAAAGTCTCCAACAGATTGGGTGTTTGATCATAGTAGTCGGGATTTAGCGGAATATATGAGGCAGTATTTCTTGGAAAAACCTGAAGAGCTTAGATCAGAGGGATTTAAATTCCTCGAAGAGTATGATCGTACCACTCCTCTTTCTCCCTTTTCCTGGAGACTAATATACAGCAGGCTGCTATTTCCAATTCATTATTTTGAGTGTGTAGAAGAATACTATTTATCACCAGAAGACCAACAACCGAGATTTGAAGACCGAATGAAAGTAATCTTAAAAAGATCAGGACAGTATGAAGAATTTTTAAAAGCTTACTCAAGTATGTTAACGATAAGAACAAGAAGGATTTCTGTCCCTGCAATTGATTGGCTTGCGATAAGGTAG
- a CDS encoding 2-hydroxyacid dehydrogenase yields the protein MKRPYIYVTRKCSEEQLQPLYEIADVEMWAEEEKPCPREVLLEKVTNADALLTMLSDSIDQELLDKGAQLKVVANLAVGFDNINVQYANEKGVVVCNTPDILTDTTADLTFGLLLTSARRLIEAADYVKDNQWKSWAPLLLAGHDVHHKTIGIVGMGKIGQAVAKRATGFDMKILYHNRTRNEEAETTLGAKFCRFDELLNSSDFVVCLAPLTNETKNLFDLEAFKKMKNTGIFINASRGAVVNEGDLYHALVNKEIAAAGLDVFLHEPIQADHPLVGLNNVVAFPHIGSASLETRYSMMNLCAMNIKAVLSGEEPKTKVTI from the coding sequence ATGAAAAGGCCTTACATATATGTAACAAGAAAATGCTCAGAAGAACAGCTGCAGCCACTTTACGAAATAGCTGATGTTGAAATGTGGGCTGAGGAAGAGAAGCCATGCCCTAGAGAGGTGTTGCTTGAAAAAGTAACAAATGCAGACGCTTTGTTAACAATGCTTTCTGATTCAATTGATCAGGAGTTACTAGACAAAGGAGCTCAGCTTAAAGTTGTAGCCAATTTAGCGGTTGGTTTTGATAATATTAATGTACAATATGCAAATGAAAAAGGGGTAGTTGTATGTAATACTCCTGATATCCTTACAGATACAACTGCTGATTTAACGTTTGGGTTATTACTTACATCAGCACGAAGATTAATAGAGGCAGCGGATTATGTCAAAGATAATCAATGGAAAAGCTGGGCTCCTCTTCTTTTAGCTGGTCACGATGTTCATCATAAAACGATCGGCATTGTTGGAATGGGGAAAATAGGACAAGCTGTTGCGAAGCGGGCAACTGGTTTTGACATGAAGATTCTTTATCATAATCGAACTAGAAATGAAGAAGCTGAAACAACATTAGGAGCAAAGTTTTGTCGTTTTGATGAGCTGTTAAATTCCTCTGATTTCGTTGTATGCCTTGCACCACTTACAAATGAAACAAAGAATCTATTTGATTTAGAGGCATTTAAGAAAATGAAAAATACAGGAATTTTTATTAATGCAAGTAGAGGTGCGGTTGTAAATGAAGGGGACCTTTATCATGCTTTAGTAAATAAAGAAATTGCGGCAGCAGGTCTTGATGTGTTTTTACATGAACCAATACAAGCTGATCATCCTTTAGTGGGATTGAACAATGTTGTGGCATTTCCACATATCGGCAGTGCTAGTCTTGAAACGAGATATTCAATGATGAATCTTTGTGCAATGAATATTAAAGCTGTTCTAAGCGGAGAAGAACCTAAAACAAAAGTAACGATTTGA
- a CDS encoding homoserine dehydrogenase, translated as MEAIHVGLLGLGTVGSGVVKIIEDHQDKLMHQVGCPVKVKKVVVKTLEKERQVHIDKEMLTTNVDDVIKNPDIDVVIEVMGGVEETRKHLIEALKAKKHVVTANKDLMAVYGTELLSIATDNGCDLFYEASVAGGIPILRTLAEGLASDRITKMMGIVNGTTNFILTKMTKQGSAYDEVLKEAQDLGFAEADPTSDVEGLDAARKMAILARLGFSMHVDLDDVNTKGISSVSDDDISYSKRLGYTMKLIGIAERENGKIEVSVEPTLLPETHPLAAVNDEYNAVYVYGEAVGETMFYGPGAGSLPTATSVVSDLVGVMKNMRLNVNGRSAVDPQFDKQLKSPEHIYAQHFLRISAKDQVGAFSNITSLFSERGVSFEKILQLPIKNSNLAEIVIVTHKAAQSDFEDILQQLNDLEVVEEVKSTYRVEGNGSI; from the coding sequence GTGGAGGCAATTCATGTTGGACTTTTAGGTCTTGGTACGGTTGGTAGTGGTGTTGTAAAGATTATAGAAGACCATCAAGATAAACTTATGCACCAAGTAGGCTGCCCTGTTAAGGTTAAAAAGGTTGTCGTAAAAACGTTAGAAAAAGAAAGACAAGTTCATATTGATAAAGAAATGCTTACAACAAACGTGGACGATGTGATTAAAAATCCTGACATAGATGTTGTTATTGAGGTAATGGGTGGGGTTGAAGAAACTCGTAAACACCTAATTGAAGCACTGAAGGCTAAAAAGCATGTTGTAACGGCGAACAAGGATTTAATGGCTGTGTACGGAACAGAATTGCTTTCGATTGCAACTGATAACGGCTGTGATCTATTTTATGAGGCAAGTGTAGCTGGTGGTATTCCAATTCTACGTACACTAGCTGAGGGCTTAGCTTCAGATCGTATTACGAAGATGATGGGAATCGTTAACGGTACAACAAACTTTATCTTAACAAAAATGACAAAGCAAGGTAGTGCCTATGATGAGGTACTAAAAGAAGCACAAGACTTAGGCTTTGCAGAAGCAGATCCAACTTCAGATGTAGAAGGATTGGATGCAGCAAGAAAAATGGCAATCCTTGCAAGACTGGGATTCTCAATGCATGTTGATTTAGATGATGTAAATACAAAAGGTATTTCTAGTGTATCTGATGATGACATCAGCTACAGCAAGCGACTAGGTTATACAATGAAGCTAATTGGTATTGCAGAACGTGAAAATGGAAAGATTGAAGTGTCTGTTGAGCCAACATTATTACCAGAAACACATCCACTTGCAGCAGTAAACGATGAGTACAACGCAGTTTATGTATATGGTGAAGCTGTTGGTGAGACAATGTTCTACGGTCCTGGTGCCGGAAGTCTTCCTACGGCAACATCAGTAGTTTCCGATTTAGTCGGAGTCATGAAAAATATGAGATTGAATGTGAATGGCCGCAGTGCTGTTGACCCTCAATTTGATAAACAATTAAAAAGTCCAGAGCATATTTACGCTCAGCACTTCTTAAGAATTAGCGCGAAAGATCAGGTTGGAGCATTCTCAAATATTACATCTCTTTTCTCTGAAAGAGGAGTGAGCTTTGAAAAAATCCTTCAATTACCTATTAAAAATAGTAACCTAGCAGAAATCGTCATTGTCACACATAAAGCAGCTCAAAGTGATTTTGAAGATATTTTACAGCAATTAAATGACTTGGAAGTAGTCGAAGAAGTTAAAAGCACGTATCGTGTAGAAGGGAACGGATCAATATGA
- the thrB gene encoding homoserine kinase, with translation MIEGDMLKITVPGSTANLGPGFDSVGLALGKYLTLEVKKAEERIFLPMTDHVRDIPTNDQNLIAKVAIKVAEKYNQTLPACEVKVWSDIPMARGIGSSAAAIIAGIELSNQLCDLQLTDEEKLRIASLEEGHPDNVGASLYGGLVVGLHQEDKTELVCVKEVNVDAVVVVPKYEVFTSDARNVLPQELAYKTAVEASAISNMLIAGLLTNDWHLVGNMMSKDLFHQPYRGKLIPEIQAVQEKVEALGAYGSALSGAGPTVICFIEKGKGNELAEKLSHDFKNCDVECLDIDLVGCRVEQVQEIKSI, from the coding sequence ATGATTGAAGGAGACATGTTAAAAATTACAGTTCCGGGAAGTACAGCTAATTTAGGTCCTGGATTTGATTCGGTTGGTTTAGCGTTAGGTAAATACTTAACGCTTGAGGTAAAAAAAGCAGAAGAGCGTATTTTCTTACCGATGACAGACCATGTAAGAGATATCCCTACAAATGATCAAAACTTAATTGCCAAAGTGGCGATTAAGGTAGCAGAAAAATATAATCAAACATTACCAGCATGTGAAGTAAAGGTTTGGAGTGACATTCCAATGGCAAGAGGAATTGGAAGCAGTGCTGCTGCCATAATTGCTGGTATTGAGCTTTCAAATCAGCTTTGTGATCTTCAATTAACAGATGAAGAAAAATTACGGATTGCAAGCCTTGAAGAAGGACACCCAGATAATGTTGGAGCTTCTCTGTATGGTGGCCTTGTCGTTGGGCTTCATCAAGAAGACAAAACAGAACTGGTTTGCGTTAAAGAAGTGAATGTTGACGCAGTAGTCGTTGTACCAAAATATGAGGTATTTACAAGCGATGCTAGAAATGTATTACCTCAAGAGTTGGCTTATAAAACAGCAGTTGAAGCAAGTGCAATCAGTAATATGCTTATTGCAGGACTTCTTACGAATGATTGGCATTTAGTAGGTAATATGATGAGCAAGGATCTTTTTCATCAGCCATATAGAGGGAAATTAATTCCTGAAATTCAAGCTGTTCAAGAAAAGGTCGAAGCACTTGGAGCCTATGGCTCAGCATTAAGTGGTGCAGGCCCTACTGTTATTTGCTTTATTGAAAAAGGCAAAGGAAATGAATTGGCAGAAAAGCTTTCTCATGATTTTAAAAATTGTGATGTAGAGTGCCTAGATATTGATCTAGTTGGCTGTAGAGTAGAGCAGGTACAGGAAATAAAGAGTATATAA
- a CDS encoding EAL domain-containing protein, whose protein sequence is MISGLCEKHYRRLRKWSKLFLHKSKLKFYPPKFVLRDPILEGVHQAMLSGHQVAVVVMTISNLREFSQQLEPVQLEEYKTDLRTGFKSIVEDSPYNSDLLVVHDYYSEGLTIFFKINDDKQSVVYIENLIRTLVPRLERWMFTKYPYFNQSFEIGYMFIEREHSTIQDALYTAQQQAVAMAEKRIQSRYIETLLEMRDIIQKQDVSLLAQPIIDLSTNQIKAWEFLTRGPKDTAFESPLQLFSLARQSNLIYDLELLVLEKAFHLINSVGCMDDVFLNFTPITLGNKRFIPGLEKLLTRYPDIEPRRMIFEVTERDSIEGLKFFHDNIKQLRQKGFRIAVDDTGAGYSSLYTISELLPDIIKIDRSVIQDIDTSKVKESMLKGLILIARETGSLVVAEGIEKKEEAEVLKRNQVDLAQGYFYAKPGQLQKERVALV, encoded by the coding sequence ATGATAAGTGGGCTTTGTGAAAAACATTATAGGCGTTTAAGAAAATGGAGTAAACTATTTTTACATAAAAGCAAATTAAAGTTCTATCCACCTAAATTTGTACTTCGAGACCCGATTTTAGAAGGTGTCCATCAAGCGATGTTAAGCGGACATCAGGTTGCTGTAGTAGTCATGACTATTTCAAATCTTCGTGAATTTTCTCAACAATTGGAACCGGTACAATTAGAGGAATATAAAACAGATCTAAGAACAGGATTCAAAAGCATTGTTGAAGATTCCCCATACAACTCAGACTTACTTGTTGTTCACGATTATTACAGTGAAGGATTAACCATCTTCTTTAAAATAAATGATGATAAGCAAAGTGTTGTGTATATTGAGAATCTTATCCGAACACTAGTGCCAAGGTTAGAAAGATGGATGTTTACAAAGTATCCTTATTTTAACCAATCTTTTGAAATTGGTTATATGTTCATTGAAAGAGAGCACTCAACGATCCAGGATGCGCTATATACAGCACAACAACAAGCAGTGGCAATGGCTGAAAAGCGAATTCAGTCACGATATATAGAAACGTTATTAGAAATGCGTGATATTATTCAAAAACAGGATGTTAGTCTGTTAGCTCAACCAATCATAGACCTATCAACAAATCAAATTAAAGCATGGGAGTTTTTGACAAGGGGACCTAAAGATACTGCATTTGAGAGTCCTTTACAATTATTTTCATTAGCGAGGCAATCCAATTTAATTTATGATCTTGAACTTTTAGTCCTTGAGAAAGCATTTCATTTGATCAATTCAGTAGGTTGTATGGATGATGTATTTTTAAACTTCACTCCAATTACACTTGGGAATAAACGGTTTATTCCTGGACTAGAAAAACTGTTAACGAGGTACCCTGATATCGAGCCTAGAAGGATGATTTTTGAAGTAACTGAACGAGATTCAATTGAAGGCTTAAAATTTTTCCATGATAATATAAAACAATTACGTCAAAAGGGCTTTAGAATAGCTGTTGATGATACAGGAGCAGGATATTCGAGTTTATATACAATAAGTGAGCTTCTTCCGGACATTATAAAAATAGATCGATCTGTCATTCAAGATATTGACACGAGCAAGGTAAAGGAATCAATGCTAAAAGGACTTATTTTAATTGCAAGAGAAACAGGCTCCTTAGTAGTAGCTGAAGGTATCGAAAAGAAAGAAGAAGCAGAGGTTCTCAAAAGAAACCAGGTTGATTTAGCACAAGGATACTTTTATGCAAAGCCTGGACAATTACAGAAGGAACGTGTTGCTTTAGTATAG
- a CDS encoding NifU family protein: MTTETAMLEQVQEVLDKLRPFLLRDGGDCELVDIEDGIVKLRLLGACGSCPSSTITLKAGIERALLEEVPGVVEVEQVF, encoded by the coding sequence ATGACAACTGAAACAGCTATGCTTGAACAAGTACAAGAAGTATTAGATAAACTTCGTCCATTCTTGCTTCGTGATGGAGGAGATTGTGAATTAGTAGATATAGAAGATGGTATTGTTAAACTTCGCCTTTTAGGTGCTTGTGGAAGCTGCCCAAGCTCAACAATCACTTTAAAAGCTGGTATAGAGCGTGCGTTATTAGAAGAAGTACCAGGTGTTGTAGAAGTAGAACAAGTATTCTAA
- a CDS encoding YuzD family protein, producing MKPVEISVYGAEVLCPSCVNLPSAKETYEWLEAALSRKYKDQLFKIVYIDIDQPQEEPDKQEFAQKILNDEYFYPLVVIEGKVVGEGSPRLKVICEEMEEHGYVSN from the coding sequence ATGAAGCCTGTTGAAATTAGTGTATATGGTGCAGAGGTTCTTTGTCCAAGCTGTGTGAATTTACCATCAGCTAAAGAAACGTATGAGTGGTTAGAAGCTGCATTAAGTCGAAAATATAAAGATCAACTGTTTAAAATCGTATATATTGATATTGATCAGCCACAAGAAGAGCCTGATAAGCAGGAGTTTGCCCAAAAGATTCTTAATGATGAGTACTTTTATCCACTTGTTGTCATCGAGGGCAAGGTGGTAGGTGAGGGAAGTCCCCGTCTAAAGGTAATTTGTGAAGAAATGGAAGAGCATGGATATGTAAGTAACTAA
- a CDS encoding cytosolic protein, with translation MDDKEKETYADFSNVETQRNFLIPEQLPEGPYGSPRNKDEPVTNKSTPWQEGQRYYSAFNYENKSLHQNLERHDMPAHPTHDDPSKNEEPPYTSK, from the coding sequence ATGGATGATAAAGAAAAAGAAACGTATGCCGATTTTTCAAATGTAGAAACACAACGTAACTTTTTAATTCCTGAACAACTTCCAGAGGGTCCTTATGGCTCACCGCGAAATAAAGACGAGCCTGTTACTAATAAAAGTACACCTTGGCAGGAAGGACAACGTTATTATAGTGCCTTTAATTACGAGAATAAATCACTTCATCAAAATTTGGAGCGACATGATATGCCGGCTCATCCAACCCATGATGACCCCAGCAAAAATGAAGAACCACCTTATACGTCAAAATAA
- a CDS encoding NAD(P)/FAD-dependent oxidoreductase — MKNLVILGGGYGGMRVLLRLLPNQLPEDVQITLIDKNPYHCLKTEYYALAAGTISDHHIRVSFPEHPRLHSIFGEVTSVDLENKQVLLNDHEPVQFDDLIIGLGCVDKYHNVPGADEFTYSIQSIDQSRETYQVLNNLKADATVGIVGAGLSGVELASELRESRKDLNIKLFDRSKHILSSFPERLSSYVEKWFTEHGVEIISEANITKVEPNIVYNHDQPFECDAIVWTAGIQPNKVVRDLPVEKDNQGRVVLTVQHFIPSHEDVFVVGDCASLPHAPSAQLAEAQAEQIVQVLLKKWNNEPLPESFPPFKLKGVLGSLGKKQGFGLVNDRPLMGRVPRLLKSGVLWMYKYHNG, encoded by the coding sequence ATGAAGAACCTAGTCATACTTGGCGGAGGATATGGCGGTATGCGCGTACTGCTTCGTTTACTTCCAAATCAATTGCCTGAAGATGTTCAAATTACTCTTATTGATAAAAATCCTTATCATTGTTTAAAAACAGAATACTATGCACTTGCGGCAGGTACTATTTCAGATCATCATATAAGGGTCTCTTTTCCGGAGCATCCTAGACTTCATTCCATTTTTGGAGAAGTAACGTCTGTTGATCTTGAAAACAAACAAGTACTATTAAATGATCACGAGCCTGTTCAATTTGATGACTTAATCATTGGTTTAGGTTGTGTAGATAAATATCATAACGTACCAGGAGCAGATGAATTCACTTATAGCATTCAAAGTATTGACCAGTCACGCGAAACCTACCAAGTGCTCAATAATTTAAAAGCAGATGCAACTGTAGGGATTGTTGGTGCAGGTTTAAGTGGTGTTGAGCTTGCCAGCGAACTTCGTGAAAGTCGTAAAGACCTTAACATTAAATTGTTTGATCGCAGTAAGCATATCCTATCAAGCTTTCCTGAACGTTTAAGTAGTTATGTTGAAAAATGGTTCACAGAGCATGGTGTTGAAATTATTAGTGAAGCTAATATAACGAAGGTAGAACCAAACATTGTCTATAATCATGATCAACCTTTTGAGTGTGATGCTATCGTATGGACAGCTGGAATTCAGCCAAATAAAGTGGTTAGAGATCTTCCGGTTGAAAAGGATAATCAAGGAAGAGTTGTATTAACTGTTCAACATTTTATTCCAAGTCACGAAGATGTGTTTGTTGTTGGAGACTGCGCAAGTCTTCCACATGCCCCTAGTGCTCAGCTGGCAGAAGCGCAAGCTGAACAAATTGTCCAAGTACTATTAAAGAAGTGGAACAACGAACCTCTTCCAGAATCATTCCCACCTTTTAAATTGAAAGGTGTACTAGGTTCTTTAGGGAAAAAGCAAGGCTTTGGACTTGTTAATGACAGACCTTTAATGGGCCGTGTACCACGACTATTAAAGTCCGGTGTTCTTTGGATGTATAAATATCATAATGGTTAA
- a CDS encoding DUF3055 domain-containing protein codes for MSERFFLYDDTVDTKTRFVSFVGENQRFDLAIVQSDRYYGKHLVLDIQSNRFAIIGEDDLKEPGYIEYAYQLNEEDAAELRDFLYELM; via the coding sequence ATGTCTGAACGATTTTTTTTATATGATGATACCGTTGATACAAAAACAAGGTTTGTAAGCTTTGTGGGGGAAAATCAGCGATTCGACCTGGCCATTGTTCAAAGCGACCGTTATTATGGTAAGCATCTTGTTTTGGATATACAAAGTAATCGCTTTGCCATTATTGGTGAGGATGATTTAAAGGAACCAGGATACATAGAATATGCTTATCAGCTAAATGAGGAAGATGCAGCAGAGCTCCGTGATTTTTTATATGAATTAATGTGA
- a CDS encoding TIGR01457 family HAD-type hydrolase has protein sequence MKKYKGYLIDLDGTMYKGTERIEEASHFVDYLVKNEIPYLFVTNNSSQTPKQVAKKLNEFQIKASEDRVFTTSQATANYIAQKKEQATVYMIGEAGLREAIQTSGLHLVDENPDYVVVGIDRDISYEKYAKACIAVRNGADFISTNADIAIPTERGLLPGNGALTSVIAVSTNTAPIFIGKPEKIIVEQALEVLGVAKEDTLMVGDNYDTDIMAGMNCGIDTLLVHTGVTTKELLKQYNSQPTYTVDSLSDYLKNIN, from the coding sequence TTGAAAAAATACAAAGGGTATTTAATCGACTTAGATGGAACGATGTATAAAGGAACTGAGCGAATTGAGGAAGCTAGTCATTTTGTTGACTATTTAGTTAAAAATGAGATTCCATATCTGTTTGTGACGAACAACTCTTCTCAAACACCTAAACAAGTTGCCAAGAAACTAAATGAATTTCAAATAAAAGCTTCAGAGGATCGGGTATTTACGACAAGTCAGGCAACAGCGAATTATATCGCACAAAAAAAGGAGCAGGCAACTGTTTATATGATAGGGGAAGCGGGCTTAAGGGAGGCTATCCAAACAAGTGGACTTCATTTAGTTGATGAAAATCCAGATTATGTTGTTGTGGGAATTGACCGAGACATATCTTATGAAAAATATGCAAAAGCCTGCATTGCAGTACGAAACGGTGCAGACTTCATTTCCACAAACGCAGATATCGCAATTCCTACTGAAAGAGGGTTATTACCTGGAAATGGTGCATTAACATCCGTCATAGCTGTATCAACTAATACAGCACCTATATTTATTGGTAAGCCGGAGAAAATTATTGTTGAACAAGCACTAGAGGTATTGGGAGTAGCAAAAGAAGATACATTAATGGTTGGAGATAATTACGATACAGATATAATGGCAGGCATGAATTGTGGAATTGATACTCTGCTTGTCCATACTGGTGTAACGACGAAGGAGCTACTAAAGCAATACAATAGTCAACCAACTTATACAGTAGATTCATTGAGTGACTACTTGAAAAATATAAATTGA